A single window of Helicobacter pylori DNA harbors:
- the motA gene encoding flagellar motor stator protein MotA — MDLSTILGLVLAVASISLGDILEDGNPLHIIHLSSVIIIVPTSLFAAMTGTHARYVKAAYKEIKIVFLNPKINLNETIKNLVELATLARKDGVLSLEGRVAQIEDDFTRNGLSMIIDGKDLKSVKESLEISIEEMEEYYHGAAHYWETAGETAPTMGLVGAVMGLMLALQKLDNPAEMAAGIAGAFTATVTGIMCAYAIFGPFGHKLKAKSKDIIKEKTVLLEGILGIANGENPRDLENKLLNYIAPGEPKKSQFEG; from the coding sequence TTGGATTTATCAACCATACTAGGCTTGGTATTGGCGGTCGCTTCTATTTCGCTAGGCGATATTTTAGAAGATGGCAACCCGTTGCACATTATCCATTTGAGTTCAGTCATCATCATCGTGCCTACTTCGCTTTTTGCCGCCATGACAGGCACGCATGCACGTTATGTGAAAGCCGCTTACAAAGAGATAAAAATTGTTTTTTTAAACCCTAAAATCAATTTAAACGAAACCATTAAAAATTTAGTGGAATTAGCCACTTTAGCTAGAAAAGATGGGGTGTTGAGTTTGGAGGGGCGAGTGGCGCAAATTGAAGACGATTTCACCCGTAATGGTTTGTCTATGATTATAGATGGCAAGGATTTAAAATCCGTTAAGGAAAGCTTAGAAATCAGCATTGAAGAAATGGAAGAGTATTACCACGGTGCCGCTCATTATTGGGAGACGGCCGGTGAGACCGCTCCTACTATGGGGTTAGTGGGGGCGGTTATGGGGCTTATGTTGGCCTTGCAAAAACTAGACAACCCGGCTGAAATGGCAGCAGGGATCGCTGGGGCTTTTACGGCCACTGTTACAGGGATTATGTGTGCTTATGCGATTTTTGGCCCTTTTGGGCATAAGCTCAAGGCTAAGTCTAAAGACATTATCAAAGAAAAAACCGTTCTTTTAGAGGGGATTTTAGGCATCGCTAATGGGGAAAACCCAAGGGATTTAGAAAACAAACTCTTAAACTACATCGCTCCCGGTGAACCTAAAAAATCTCAATTTGAGGGCTAA
- the motB gene encoding flagellar motor protein MotB, whose amino-acid sequence MAKKNKPTECPAGEKWAVPYADFLSLLLALFIALYAISAVNKSKVEALKTEFIKIFNYAPKPEAMQPVVVIPPDSGKEEEQMASESSKPASQNTETKATIARKGEGSVLEQIDQGSVLKLPSSLLFENATSDAINQDMMLYIERIAKIIQKLPKRVHINVRGFTDNTPLTKTRFKSHYELAANRAYRVMKVLIQYGVDPNQLSFSSYGSTNPIAPNDSLENRMKNNRVEIFFSTDANDLSKIHSILDNEFNPHQE is encoded by the coding sequence ATGGCTAAGAAAAACAAACCCACCGAATGCCCCGCCGGTGAAAAATGGGCGGTTCCTTATGCGGACTTTTTGTCGTTGTTGCTCGCGCTTTTTATCGCTCTTTATGCCATTTCAGCGGTCAATAAATCCAAAGTGGAAGCCTTAAAAACCGAATTTATTAAGATTTTTAATTACGCTCCCAAGCCAGAGGCGATGCAGCCGGTTGTAGTGATCCCCCCTGATTCAGGGAAAGAAGAAGAGCAAATGGCAAGCGAAAGCTCCAAACCGGCTTCGCAAAATACCGAAACAAAAGCCACTATCGCTCGCAAAGGCGAAGGCAGTGTTTTAGAGCAAATTGATCAAGGCTCTGTTTTAAAACTCCCCTCTAGTTTGCTGTTTGAAAACGCTACATCAGATGCTATCAATCAAGACATGATGCTCTATATTGAACGGATCGCTAAAATCATTCAAAAACTCCCTAAAAGGGTGCATATCAATGTGAGAGGTTTTACGGATAATACGCCTTTAACTAAAACCCGTTTTAAAAGCCACTATGAATTAGCCGCCAATCGCGCTTATAGGGTGATGAAAGTCCTTATACAATACGGCGTGGATCCTAACCAATTGTCTTTTTCTTCTTATGGATCTACCAACCCTATCGCGCCTAATGACTCCTTAGAAAACAGAATGAAAAACAATCGTGTGGAAATCTTTTTTTCAACCGATGCGAACGATTTGAGTAAGATCCATTCTATTTTAGATAATGAGTTCAACCCCCACCAAGAATGA